The Nitrospirota bacterium region TGGTCATGGTCCCTCCTTCAATGGTCCCGACCACGATCGATTCCAGCGTTCGGGCAAAGGCGGCAACATCGGGTGTCCCGTCCATTTCGCCGCGGCGCGCCAGGGCACCGGTCCAGGCAAAGATTGATGCAACGGCATTTGTCGAAGTGGGGTTTCCCCTGAGATGCTCGTAGTAATGCCGCATGACGGTTCCGTGCGCCGCCTCGTACACATACCTACCTTCAGGCGAGACGAGGACCGAGGTCATGAGCCCCAGGCTGCCGAAGCCCGAGGCCACCATGTCACTCATCACGTCCCCGTCGTAGTTCATGCAGGCCCAGAGCATGCCACCCTCGGCCTTCATGATCTGCGCCACCGCGTCATCGATCAGCATGTAGCGATAGCTGATGCCGAGCTTCTCGAAGTCCGCTTTCCTCGCCTCAGCCTCGTGGTCGAAGATTTCCCTGAAAAAGGCATGATAGGTTTTGGATATCGTGTCCTTGGCCCCGAACCAGAGATCGCATTTTTCTCCCACTGCGTAGTTGATGCATGCCCTCGCGAAGCTCCGGATAGACTGTTCGGTATTGTGCATGCCCATGACGACACCGGGACCCTTGAAGTCGTGGACCGTGAGAACTACCTTGCTTCTCCCGTCCGCTGGTGTGAACACGATCTCGGCCTTTCCTGCTGACGGGACTTTGTACTCCACCGACTTGTAGATGTCTCCGTAGGCGTGCCTGCCGATGCTGATCGGCTTCTTCCAGCTTCTGACCGCCGGAGGGATGTTCCGAACAATGATCGGCTTGCGGAAGACCGTTCCGTCCAGTATCGAGCGGATCGTTGCGTTCGGGCTCATCCACGCCTGCTTGAGGCCGTACTCTTTCACGCGCGCCGCGTTCGGCGTTATGGTCGCGCATTTAACTCCCACGCTGAACTCTTTGACCGCATTTGCTGCGTCGATCGTGACCTTGTCGTCGGTCTCGTCGCGGTGCTTCACGCCCAGATCGAAGTACTTGAGGTCCATCGTGAGATGGGGGAAGAGGAGCTTGTCCTTGATCATCCTCCAGATAATCCTCGTCATCTCGTCGCCGTCCATCTCGACGATGGGGTTCTTTACAGTAATGGCCACAATGGTCTCTCCTCACGAAAACAGAATGTCGGGAAGTGTTCAGCTGCGAATGCTCGGGATTGTAATGCGGAGCAGCAGGATTGTCAACCAAACAATGAGGAAGTCCATGATGAGTTCGCGGCTCATTGCACGGCCAGCGGGTCAGTTCTCGGCAGTACGGGATGCCGCCCGCTGCAAGAGCTTCCGGCTCCTGGCTGACAGACACCACCGCGGCCCGGTCCTCCGTCAGCGAAGGTCATACTCTTCCAGGAGTCTTTTGTTGATGTCAATGGCGGCCACGGCCCCTTCCCCTGCCGCGATAGCCACCTGGTCCTGGCCCGTATTCAGGGGCCCCACGATATAAAGCCCGCGAAGGGACGATTCGTACGCGCCGCTTACCGCGTACTTGAACCCGGCGGCGTCCTTCTTGAGCGCTAATCCTTTCAAATAGCCGTCGTTCAGCGTGATGCCGAAGGACGCCATGATGACTTCACAGGGAATACGCTTGCCGCCCTTTAGTTCGATCGCCTCCATCTTTTCCGTGCCGATAATAGCCGCCGGCTCTTCTACGACGACACGAATGGCCTCGTCGCCCAGCACCTCGATAGCGGCCGCGGGCAGAGTGAACTCGCAGGGAATGAAGGTGATGTCTCTTGTGTACATCTGCTTCATGGCGATCGCCAGGTTCACGACTTGGAGAGAATTCCCGATAACGATCAGCTTCCTATCCGTTGTTTTATAGCCGTCGCAATCGACGCAGGTAAAGTAGCTGATCCCGAGGAACCGGTGCACATTTTCGAGAGGCGGGAGGACATCCGTCACTCCTGACGCCGCGATGACAAACCGCGATCGATAGGCCCTGTCCGTGGTCGAAACGACAAATTCCCCGTTCTTTTGAACGGCCTTGACGGGCTCCCGCTCCACCCGCACGTTGAATCTTCTGGCCTGCTCCTTCCCGAGAGCGATGATCTCGCTTCCGGCTATATCGCGATGGCCGACAACATTCTCAATGTGCTTCGCATGCCATGTCCTGCCGCCGCTCCGGTCGAGCAGCACCACGTCCCTGTTGTATCTGCCCAGATAGATGGCCGCCTGCAGCCCTCCGGGGCCCGCACCGATGATGATGCAGTCATACAGCCGATCGCTCATACCCTGCCTTCCCCGGTCGTGTTATTTCCCATAGGCGGCAAGGGACAATCGTTCCATCAAGTGCCCCCGGCACGGGTCACCACTTCTCGTCGCCCGCGGGGAAGGCCCCTTCTGCACCCGGCTGAAACCGGCATGAGTGAAGTAGCTGGCGTAGCGCGAAGCATACACTCTCTTGAGCAGAGCATGTTCCGCCAGGTGTTTTATGATCGATGATCCTATGCCCTTTCTCCTGCTGTCTTCGAACAGGGAAATGCATCCGGCATCGTTTTCCTTTTTCAGGATACCAAAGCCGATGATGCGCCTCTCCTCTGCTGCGACGACCACTTCGGCATTTCCGAGATCGGAACCCGCGTGGTGATCCCGGAGATATTCTTCCACATTAATCAGATCGCTGCCCGTTGCATGCCGGATCGAGACCATTTTTCCCGTAATGCCCGATACTCCTGTCTTTCGAGGATCGGCCATAGTATTCTCCTCCTCTCATCACGCCGGAGAACAAACGACCCCGGAAGCGGAAAAGGGGCGAAGGCCGTTATGGAACCGCGCATCCCTGCCCTCACCCTCTCAGCCAGCATTCCCCCCGGAAGTCCCCTGTTCACTGCGGTACCGTGTTACTTCAAAAAAAGCCGAACGGTCCTCGTGATTGTTCTTTCGGCAACCCGGCTGTTCTCACGTCGGAATGAAGACCCGTCGCTACCGCCCACTCTTCCCGAAGTGGCCGGCTTAATCGGGACTATTACCCTCTGATTTTACAGTAGCACCGGAACAGGTGCCTGTCAAGGAGAAGGGCTCGTGACCGCACCTCGAGGCAGATCCTCGTAGAATCGGAACAGTCCGGGAGTCTATCCTTCGCAGGGGAGGGGATACTTGGCCTTGATCCAGAGGGGCCCGAGCGATATTCTCGTGCTCTGAGCCACACCTTGTCGCCTCATCGCCGAAGGGGGGTCGCCGCGCAGACCGCCGCTGGCCGTGCGCTTCTGCGAAGCGTATCACTGCGCAGCTGGGTAATCGAAAGAGGGTCCGCGGGGAGCAGCCGCAACGATTCGCTCAGGTGCGTCGGGGATTCTTGAGAAACACCACAAAGGCTCCGCTTCCGCCCCGGTCCCGGGGAGCCGGTGCAAACTCCGCAACCATCGCCTTCCCCTTCCCGCGCAGCCAGTCCGCGACCGCTCCCGGGAGGACAGGCCCTTCGGGAGAGTTGATCCCTTTGCCGGTGATGACAAGCACGGCCTTCTGCCTCCGGTGGTATGCTGCGCTCACGAAATGCTCCAGCTTTAGCACCGCTTCTTTCCTCAGGTGACCGTGGAGGTCCAGTTCCTCGCCGATACGGATCGTCCCGCGCCTGAGCTGTTTCAGCCGGCTGGAAACGGACTGTCTCGCCTCCTCTCCCGATTCACTTTCCGACTGCAGCTTGCTAAGGGTCGTGCCGATTTTTTGCATGGCCTGGAGAAACAGCTGCTGTTCCTGCTCGTCACCGCTCTCGCCATCAGGGGCCTTGTTCTTTTTCAGCTCCGGCGTCTCACCGGGCTCGTCGGCATGAAGCGCACGCGCACCGGACACTGCCCGCATGAAGAGACCGGCGGCGTCCTCTTCTTGTTTTTCCCTTCGTCCCGGGGACGGCCTTCCAGGTCCAGGTGGTTCGAGCTTGGGCTTGATGCTTTTGAGGGACTTGAAGGGATTGTTGTTGAACGAGGCCAACGGGCCTGTTGGGTTCTTTTTTTTCATACGATCGATCAGGCAAGCACGCCGTCCAGGATTCGCATCCCGCCGCAATGCAAACAGCCCGTCTTCAGTGGTCCGGGTACCGTTCCGTGATGCTATGAATCGTGTCAAGGCAGCAGAAAAAGGCATCGATCATTTCGGGATCGAACTGCTTGCCGGCGACTGTCCTGATCGTCTCGAGCACCCGGGACTCGTCCCACGCTTCCTTGTAGACCCTTCGCGACGAGAGCGCATCATAGACGTCGGCAATGGCGACGACCCGTCCGAATACGGGTATCTCCTCACCCCTTTTTCCCCGGGCGATCCCGGTGTTGTCCATCCGGCCGGGTAGCGGCGTTCCATCGAGCACATTGATGTAGCCGGGATAGCCGCCCCCGTCGAAATATTCGTGATGGTTCAGGGCGACAACCGAGGCCGCATCGTCGAAGTCCGAGTACAGCTCCGAGAACAGTCGTGCGCCGAGGTAGGTGTGCCGTTTCATGATCTCGTATTCTTCCGGCGTGAACCGGTCCGGCTTTTTCAGGATCGAGTCCGAGATGGCAACCTTGCCGACGTCGTGCAGCATGGCTGCCATGCGCAGAACGTCTCGGTTCTTTTCGATCTCCTCCTGGGCAATGCCCCGCCTCGTCGCCCAGTTCTCGTAGATCGTAACCGCGTAGGACGCGACCCGGTTCACATGGGCTCCCGTCTCCTTCGGGTCGCGCAGTTCGGCCATCTTGATCATGCGCAGGATCATGGCGCGCGTCATCTGTGCCCGTTCAATCGCCACCGCCGCTGTGTTGGCAAAGTTCAGGATGAGCGGTTCGTCGCTCTTTTTAAAGGCAACGACCTTGCCCCTCCCGTCCTTCCCGTTGATGAGCTGCAGGACTCCGATGACGTCACCACGGTTGGTCTTTAGGGGAAAGGTCAGCACCGAAGTGGTCCGGTAGCCGGACAAATTATCATACTGCTTGTTAAAGGAGTAGGGAAGCCCTGGCCCGAGCTCGTATACATCGGGGAGATTCAGGGTTTCGCCGGTATGGGCGACATGGCCGGAGAGGGACTTGCTGTTGATCGGGATGGAGAATGTGGAGTAAATGAGTTTCTTACCCGGCGGCAATCGTTTCTGGAGCGTATCGTTCTGCGTATAGCTGAATTTCAGCTGATCGTCTTCCCTTATGTAGATCGATCCCGCATCGGCGTTTACCAGCGTGCGCGCTTCCCTGAGGATCTTCTCGAGCAGGACGTCGATGTCCTTCACGCCGGTCAGCTCGATGCCGAGCCTGATGAGCGTGGTCAGCTTCTGCTTTTCGTTCAGCATGGCAAATAGTAACCGCTCTTCCCCTTTTTGTCAATTGGCGAAACCCGGCGACCGAAGCAGGCGTCTCCTCGCCGCTGTCCTCGCGGATTTATCAATTGACTCGTTTGACCTTTTTTGATATAGTACCGCATTCAATTTCAACCGGCGGTCGTTGTAGTGGCGCAAAACGCCGGTCGCACGGTCTGTTTTACGGGGATTCAGTATGGACAGCAAACTCTTGACCATCAAAAAGAAGCTTCTCAAGCAGCGGAATGAACTGCTGAACGAGGCGGGGCAGACGCTGAACAGCAAGATCACCACCGAGAAGGAAAGTTTTCCCGACCCCACAGACCAGGCTGTGGCCGAGTTGGACAGCAACTTCATGCTGAGGCTCAGAGGACGGGAGCAGAAGCTGCTCAAGAAAATCGATGAGGCAATCGCGCGTATCGAAGGCGGCACGTACGGCGTGTGCGAATCCTGCGGAGAACAGATCAACATGAAACGCCTTGAGGCCCGGCCGGTGACCACGCTCTGC contains the following coding sequences:
- a CDS encoding NADP-dependent isocitrate dehydrogenase — encoded protein: MVAITVKNPIVEMDGDEMTRIIWRMIKDKLLFPHLTMDLKYFDLGVKHRDETDDKVTIDAANAVKEFSVGVKCATITPNAARVKEYGLKQAWMSPNATIRSILDGTVFRKPIIVRNIPPAVRSWKKPISIGRHAYGDIYKSVEYKVPSAGKAEIVFTPADGRSKVVLTVHDFKGPGVVMGMHNTEQSIRSFARACINYAVGEKCDLWFGAKDTISKTYHAFFREIFDHEAEARKADFEKLGISYRYMLIDDAVAQIMKAEGGMLWACMNYDGDVMSDMVASGFGSLGLMTSVLVSPEGRYVYEAAHGTVMRHYYEHLRGNPTSTNAVASIFAWTGALARRGEMDGTPDVAAFARTLESIVVGTIEGGTMTKDLAAIAEPTPGKYALTEEFIDRVAEQV
- a CDS encoding Smr/MutS family protein; this translates as MKKKNPTGPLASFNNNPFKSLKSIKPKLEPPGPGRPSPGRREKQEEDAAGLFMRAVSGARALHADEPGETPELKKNKAPDGESGDEQEQQLFLQAMQKIGTTLSKLQSESESGEEARQSVSSRLKQLRRGTIRIGEELDLHGHLRKEAVLKLEHFVSAAYHRRQKAVLVITGKGINSPEGPVLPGAVADWLRGKGKAMVAEFAPAPRDRGGSGAFVVFLKNPRRT
- a CDS encoding GNAT family N-acetyltransferase is translated as MADPRKTGVSGITGKMVSIRHATGSDLINVEEYLRDHHAGSDLGNAEVVVAAEERRIIGFGILKKENDAGCISLFEDSRRKGIGSSIIKHLAEHALLKRVYASRYASYFTHAGFSRVQKGPSPRATRSGDPCRGHLMERLSLAAYGK
- a CDS encoding HD domain-containing phosphohydrolase: MLNEKQKLTTLIRLGIELTGVKDIDVLLEKILREARTLVNADAGSIYIREDDQLKFSYTQNDTLQKRLPPGKKLIYSTFSIPINSKSLSGHVAHTGETLNLPDVYELGPGLPYSFNKQYDNLSGYRTTSVLTFPLKTNRGDVIGVLQLINGKDGRGKVVAFKKSDEPLILNFANTAAVAIERAQMTRAMILRMIKMAELRDPKETGAHVNRVASYAVTIYENWATRRGIAQEEIEKNRDVLRMAAMLHDVGKVAISDSILKKPDRFTPEEYEIMKRHTYLGARLFSELYSDFDDAASVVALNHHEYFDGGGYPGYINVLDGTPLPGRMDNTGIARGKRGEEIPVFGRVVAIADVYDALSSRRVYKEAWDESRVLETIRTVAGKQFDPEMIDAFFCCLDTIHSITERYPDH
- a CDS encoding NAD(P)/FAD-dependent oxidoreductase, which translates into the protein MSDRLYDCIIIGAGPGGLQAAIYLGRYNRDVVLLDRSGGRTWHAKHIENVVGHRDIAGSEIIALGKEQARRFNVRVEREPVKAVQKNGEFVVSTTDRAYRSRFVIAASGVTDVLPPLENVHRFLGISYFTCVDCDGYKTTDRKLIVIGNSLQVVNLAIAMKQMYTRDITFIPCEFTLPAAAIEVLGDEAIRVVVEEPAAIIGTEKMEAIELKGGKRIPCEVIMASFGITLNDGYLKGLALKKDAAGFKYAVSGAYESSLRGLYIVGPLNTGQDQVAIAAGEGAVAAIDINKRLLEEYDLR
- the dksA gene encoding RNA polymerase-binding protein DksA — protein: MDSKLLTIKKKLLKQRNELLNEAGQTLNSKITTEKESFPDPTDQAVAELDSNFMLRLRGREQKLLKKIDEAIARIEGGTYGVCESCGEQINMKRLEARPVTTLCIECKTRQEEEEKLQEG